One segment of Ficedula albicollis isolate OC2 chromosome 2, FicAlb1.5, whole genome shotgun sequence DNA contains the following:
- the SEC61G gene encoding protein transport protein Sec61 subunit gamma isoform X1 — translation MCLSLQAVMDQVMQFVEPSRQFVKDSIRLVKRCTKPDRKEFQKIAMATAIGFAIMGFIGFFVKLIHIPINNIIVGG, via the exons ATGTGTCTGTCTTTGCAGGCAGTCATGGATCAGGTTATGCAATTTGTGGAACCCAGCCGTCAGTTTGTAAAAGATTCCATACGACTTGTTAAGAGATGCACCAAGCCTGACAGGAAAG agttccAGAAAATTGCCATGGCAACCGCAATAGGCTTTGCAATAATGGGTTTTATTGGTTTCTTTGTCAAATTGATCCATATCCCAATCAACAATATAATTGT AGGTGGCTGA
- the SEC61G gene encoding protein transport protein Sec61 subunit gamma isoform X2, whose translation MDQVMQFVEPSRQFVKDSIRLVKRCTKPDRKEFQKIAMATAIGFAIMGFIGFFVKLIHIPINNIIVGG comes from the exons ATGGATCAGGTTATGCAATTTGTGGAACCCAGCCGTCAGTTTGTAAAAGATTCCATACGACTTGTTAAGAGATGCACCAAGCCTGACAGGAAAG agttccAGAAAATTGCCATGGCAACCGCAATAGGCTTTGCAATAATGGGTTTTATTGGTTTCTTTGTCAAATTGATCCATATCCCAATCAACAATATAATTGT AGGTGGCTGA